Proteins from a single region of Desulfolutivibrio sulfoxidireducens:
- a CDS encoding M23 family metallopeptidase yields the protein MLKSGYQIFIFQSGKGVRRLVTVRGWLLALPLCALAALAAVNVTLWKYYAGHEELLRQKEERRGALAEQKSVSLRLKERMERVESEVTRIGSFNKKLGIMVAFNPAKDASPAGVGAPGPDLAASSGLYFSRQGALVRKMNEFIEYLGQEIALQEVLQQRLRNTLREKKLEFEARPSLWPMRGYITSGFGPRRSPFGRRADFHNGVDIKAPHGSPIHAPGAGRVTDVDYQSGYGLRVVIVHDFGISTLYGHLKSAVVTPGQEVRRGQLIAYSGNSGRTTGTHLHYEVQVNGEPVNPLRFMLD from the coding sequence ATGCTCAAATCCGGATACCAGATATTTATCTTCCAAAGCGGCAAAGGGGTACGGCGCCTCGTCACCGTTCGCGGCTGGCTGCTTGCCCTTCCCCTGTGCGCCCTGGCCGCCCTGGCGGCGGTCAACGTCACCCTCTGGAAATACTATGCGGGGCATGAGGAACTTTTGCGCCAAAAAGAGGAGCGGCGCGGCGCCCTGGCCGAGCAGAAATCCGTGTCCCTCAGGCTCAAGGAACGCATGGAACGCGTCGAATCCGAGGTGACCCGCATCGGTTCGTTCAATAAAAAACTCGGAATCATGGTCGCTTTCAACCCGGCCAAGGACGCCTCCCCGGCTGGCGTCGGCGCACCGGGGCCAGATCTGGCGGCCTCGTCGGGACTGTACTTCTCCCGCCAGGGCGCGCTGGTGCGCAAGATGAACGAATTCATCGAATACCTGGGCCAGGAGATCGCCTTGCAGGAGGTCCTGCAACAGCGGTTGCGCAACACCCTGCGGGAAAAAAAACTGGAATTCGAGGCCAGGCCCTCCCTGTGGCCCATGCGTGGCTACATCACCTCCGGGTTCGGCCCCAGGCGCTCCCCCTTCGGCAGGCGGGCCGATTTTCACAACGGCGTGGACATCAAGGCCCCCCACGGCTCACCGATCCACGCCCCGGGCGCGGGACGGGTCACGGACGTGGACTATCAAAGCGGGTACGGCCTGCGGGTCGTCATCGTCCATGATTTCGGCATCAGCACCCTGTACGGCCATCTCAAGTCGGCCGTGGTCACCCCGGGACAGGAGGTCAGACGCGGCCAGCTCATCGCCTATTCCGGAAATTCAGGCCGCACGACCGGAACCCACCTGCACTACGAGGTCCAGGTGAACGGCGAGCCGGTCAACCCGCTCCGCTTCATGCTCGATTGA
- a CDS encoding Crp/Fnr family transcriptional regulator, whose protein sequence is MNSSTEPQGDNEGCCGFTTHLDILRDIPFFTGMSLDVIKVLAYLSGNESFRAGDQLCGQNEMLDCCRYVTCGQLEISHAPEGGEAVVLGTVGPGYFFGGLSLLTHVKSLYTVRAVSDGDCLVLSREKFQKAAERFPEMFPKVLAAVVEHMFKWEAGVLAVSGKSAPALAGMYGLTLF, encoded by the coding sequence ATGAACTCGTCCACGGAACCTCAGGGCGATAACGAAGGCTGCTGCGGCTTCACGACCCATCTGGACATCCTGCGGGACATCCCGTTTTTCACCGGGATGTCCTTGGACGTGATCAAGGTGCTGGCCTATTTAAGCGGGAATGAGTCCTTTCGGGCCGGGGACCAGTTGTGCGGTCAAAACGAAATGCTTGATTGCTGCCGCTATGTGACCTGCGGCCAGCTTGAGATCTCGCACGCCCCGGAGGGGGGGGAGGCCGTCGTGCTTGGGACTGTGGGGCCGGGCTACTTTTTTGGAGGGCTTTCCCTGCTGACCCACGTCAAGTCGCTATACACGGTACGCGCCGTAAGCGACGGGGATTGCCTGGTCCTTAGCCGGGAGAAGTTCCAGAAGGCCGCCGAGCGCTTTCCGGAGATGTTCCCCAAGGTCCTGGCCGCTGTGGTGGAGCACATGTTCAAATGGGAGGCCGGGGTTCTGGCGGTATCCGGGAAATCCGCGCCCGCGTTGGCGGGAATGTACGGGTTGACGCTTTTCTAG
- a CDS encoding acyltransferase has protein sequence MADVFDQMLTHIRKIIDAGLDADAVMRVLEILESPYVSKEILEKARLYSETLPKAEERPFTPEQRYLHFLWDAFDKLPLCLIVPFSIPFRRILAERLFARCGRALVVEENVRFNFGQFLSVGDNVFFNRNVFLDTKGGVEIGDAVGVAEDVRIFTHGHDEASHMTRSYAPVRIGSYAKIYAGATIMPGVTVGEQAIVASGAVVTHDVPPNMVAAGIPAKVIRERRSGGRSGEELEHIWLF, from the coding sequence ATGGCCGACGTTTTCGACCAGATGCTTACGCATATCAGAAAAATTATCGACGCCGGGCTCGACGCCGACGCCGTCATGCGGGTGCTGGAGATCCTGGAGTCCCCGTACGTTTCCAAGGAGATTCTGGAAAAGGCCCGGCTGTACAGCGAGACCCTGCCCAAGGCCGAGGAGCGGCCGTTCACCCCGGAACAACGCTACCTGCATTTTCTGTGGGACGCCTTCGACAAGCTGCCCCTGTGTCTGATCGTGCCCTTTTCCATCCCCTTCCGGCGCATCCTGGCCGAGCGGCTGTTCGCCCGATGCGGCCGGGCCCTGGTGGTGGAGGAGAACGTGCGCTTCAATTTCGGGCAGTTCCTGTCGGTCGGGGACAACGTGTTTTTCAACCGCAACGTGTTCCTGGACACCAAGGGCGGGGTCGAGATCGGGGATGCGGTGGGCGTGGCCGAGGACGTGCGCATCTTCACCCACGGCCACGACGAGGCCTCGCACATGACCCGGTCCTACGCCCCGGTTCGAATCGGGTCCTACGCCAAGATCTACGCCGGGGCCACGATCATGCCCGGGGTGACCGTGGGCGAGCAGGCCATCGTGGCCTCGGGGGCGGTGGTGACCCATGACGTGCCGCCGAACATGGTGGCGGCCGGGATACCGGCCAAGGTCATCCGGGAGCGGCGCAGCGGCGGACGAAGCGGTGAGGAGTTGGAGCACATCTGGTTGTTTTAA
- a CDS encoding BMP family lipoprotein, with protein MRFSRILLAVLVVYLAATSVSLAAGTPFVFGLLLVGPRNDKGYSQAQYEGGRYVEKHLPGARMIVLDQVNPTDRPGLTIPQAVDDMAAKGARLVIAGSEDMRDGILEAAARHPEMTFIHVSGDDTLTGKAPKNLGNLFARIEYAKMMAGFAAAMTTKTGRIGYLGPLLNDETRRVANAAYLGARYAWEHVRGERPEDLTFKVSWIGFWFNIPGVTSDPNQVAGAFFDEGFDVVVSGLDAPEALIVAGARRAAGADVFALPYVYKPACQLAPQACLGVPYFNWGPPFLIIARQVAAGTYQPTFAWLPPDFADINDPDTSPAGFMPGPGLSEEAKKALDIFTAALGAGGLDLYAGPLFYQDGTEFVPAGRTATDRELWYCPQLLRGMRGKSGAK; from the coding sequence ATGCGCTTTAGCCGTATCCTCCTGGCGGTCCTCGTCGTATACCTCGCCGCCACCTCCGTTTCCCTCGCCGCCGGTACGCCGTTCGTCTTCGGCCTGCTGCTTGTCGGCCCCCGCAACGACAAGGGCTACAGCCAGGCCCAGTACGAGGGTGGCCGGTACGTCGAAAAACACCTGCCCGGGGCCAGGATGATCGTTCTTGACCAGGTCAACCCCACGGACCGTCCCGGGCTGACCATCCCCCAGGCCGTGGACGACATGGCGGCCAAGGGGGCGCGGCTGGTCATCGCCGGTTCCGAGGACATGCGCGACGGCATCCTGGAGGCCGCCGCCAGGCATCCGGAGATGACCTTCATCCATGTCTCCGGCGACGACACGCTCACGGGCAAGGCCCCGAAAAACCTGGGCAACCTGTTCGCCAGGATCGAATACGCCAAGATGATGGCCGGGTTCGCCGCGGCCATGACCACGAAGACCGGCAGGATCGGCTACCTGGGGCCGCTTCTTAACGACGAGACCCGGCGGGTGGCCAACGCCGCCTATCTCGGGGCGCGCTACGCCTGGGAACATGTGCGCGGCGAACGGCCCGAGGATTTGACCTTCAAGGTGAGCTGGATCGGGTTCTGGTTCAACATCCCCGGGGTGACCTCGGACCCCAACCAGGTGGCCGGGGCGTTTTTCGACGAGGGGTTCGACGTGGTCGTCTCCGGGCTGGACGCGCCCGAGGCCCTGATCGTGGCCGGGGCCCGGCGCGCGGCCGGGGCCGACGTGTTCGCCCTGCCCTACGTGTACAAGCCGGCCTGCCAGCTTGCGCCCCAGGCCTGCCTGGGCGTGCCCTACTTCAACTGGGGACCGCCGTTTCTGATCATCGCCCGGCAGGTGGCCGCCGGGACCTACCAGCCGACCTTCGCCTGGCTGCCCCCGGATTTCGCGGACATCAACGATCCGGACACGAGTCCGGCGGGCTTCATGCCCGGTCCCGGGCTTTCGGAAGAGGCCAAAAAGGCCCTCGACATCTTTACGGCCGCGCTCGGGGCCGGGGGGCTCGACCTGTACGCCGGGCCGCTTTTCTATCAGGACGGGACGGAGTTCGTGCCGGCCGGCCGCACGGCCACGGACAGGGAGTTGTGGTACTGCCCGCAGCTTCTGCGCGGCATGCGGGGAAAAAGCGGCGCGAAGTAG
- the wrbA gene encoding NAD(P)H:quinone oxidoreductase, translated as MNVLVVFYSLYGHVSSLAQAVAEGVDQVPGAVAVLRRVPETLTPETIEKMGAAEAQRTLRVVPECTLDELAQADAILFGTPTRFGNMCGQMRQFLDATGGLWAKGALVGKPGGVFCSTGTQHGGQETTLVSFICTLMHHGMLIVGLPYSFSGQTRVDEITGGSPYGATTIAGPDGGRMPSENELDAARFQGRHLAMIAAKLQG; from the coding sequence ATGAACGTGCTCGTCGTCTTTTATTCCCTTTACGGACACGTCAGTTCCCTGGCCCAGGCCGTCGCCGAGGGCGTCGACCAGGTCCCGGGCGCGGTGGCCGTCCTGCGCCGCGTTCCCGAGACCCTGACCCCGGAAACCATCGAAAAAATGGGCGCCGCCGAGGCCCAAAGAACCCTGCGCGTGGTCCCGGAATGCACCCTGGACGAACTCGCCCAGGCCGACGCCATCCTCTTCGGAACCCCCACCCGATTCGGCAACATGTGCGGCCAGATGCGCCAGTTCCTGGACGCCACCGGCGGCTTGTGGGCCAAGGGCGCCCTGGTGGGCAAGCCCGGGGGCGTCTTCTGCTCCACCGGAACCCAGCACGGCGGGCAGGAAACCACCCTCGTAAGCTTCATCTGCACCCTCATGCACCACGGCATGCTCATTGTCGGGCTGCCCTATTCCTTTTCCGGCCAGACCAGGGTGGACGAGATCACCGGCGGTTCCCCCTACGGGGCCACCACCATCGCCGGACCCGACGGTGGCCGCATGCCCTCGGAAAACGAGCTGGATGCCGCCCGCTTCCAGGGCCGACACCTGGCCATGATCGCGGCCAAACTCCAGGGCTGA
- the trmFO gene encoding methylenetetrahydrofolate--tRNA-(uracil(54)-C(5))-methyltransferase (FADH(2)-oxidizing) TrmFO: MRVGIVGAGLAGCECAMALARCGVDVVLFEMKPRGFSPAHTSEDLAELVCSNSFRSDDPESAVGLLKLEMAEAGSLVMAVARQTAVPAGKALAVDRGLFSAEITARIQAEPRIRLERREIQTLDDPDLAGLDAVVLAAGPLASDALARDLARVVGHDSLYFYDAIAPIVDAASIDLSVAFRASRYEDGPGDYLNCPMDETQYRRFVADLVAADKVKPREFETHLHFEGCLPIETMAERGEMTLAFGPLKPVGLTDPKTGRRPFAVIQLRPENSARTMYNMVGFQTKLTYPEQLRVFRTIPGLEHAEFVRLGSIHRNTFVDAPKTLSPCLELLARPGTYLAGQITGVEGYVESAACGLWLGLHLAARLHGRHLPPPPPESAMGALLAHLHTDAKHFQPMNVNFGLSPALTGRHKKVERKALYASRARDAWARWREENV; the protein is encoded by the coding sequence ATGCGCGTTGGAATCGTCGGCGCCGGACTCGCCGGGTGCGAGTGCGCCATGGCCCTGGCCCGCTGTGGCGTGGACGTGGTCCTCTTCGAGATGAAACCCCGGGGCTTCTCACCGGCCCACACGTCCGAAGACTTAGCCGAGCTGGTCTGCTCCAACTCCTTTCGCTCCGACGATCCCGAGTCCGCCGTGGGCCTGCTCAAGCTCGAAATGGCCGAGGCCGGAAGCCTGGTCATGGCCGTGGCCCGCCAGACCGCCGTGCCGGCCGGAAAGGCCCTGGCCGTGGACCGCGGCCTCTTCTCCGCCGAGATCACCGCCCGCATCCAGGCCGAACCCCGCATCCGCCTCGAACGCCGCGAGATCCAGACCCTCGACGACCCGGACCTGGCCGGCCTCGACGCCGTGGTCCTGGCCGCCGGCCCCCTGGCCTCGGACGCCCTGGCCCGCGATCTGGCCCGGGTCGTCGGCCACGACAGCCTCTACTTCTACGACGCCATCGCCCCCATCGTGGACGCCGCCTCCATCGACCTTTCCGTCGCCTTCCGGGCCTCCCGCTACGAGGACGGCCCGGGAGACTACCTCAACTGTCCCATGGACGAGACCCAGTACCGCCGCTTCGTGGCCGACCTTGTGGCCGCCGACAAGGTCAAACCCCGCGAGTTCGAGACCCACCTGCACTTCGAAGGCTGCCTGCCCATCGAAACCATGGCCGAACGCGGCGAAATGACCCTGGCCTTCGGCCCCCTCAAGCCCGTGGGCCTGACCGACCCCAAAACCGGCCGACGCCCCTTCGCCGTCATCCAACTGCGCCCGGAAAACAGCGCCCGCACCATGTACAACATGGTCGGTTTCCAGACCAAGCTCACCTACCCCGAACAGCTACGCGTCTTCCGCACCATCCCCGGACTCGAACACGCCGAGTTCGTCCGGCTGGGCAGCATTCACCGCAATACCTTCGTGGATGCCCCCAAAACCCTCTCCCCCTGCCTGGAGCTGCTCGCCAGGCCCGGCACATACCTCGCCGGACAGATCACCGGCGTCGAGGGCTACGTGGAATCCGCCGCCTGCGGCCTGTGGCTCGGACTGCACCTGGCCGCCCGGCTCCATGGCCGACACCTGCCCCCGCCTCCCCCGGAATCGGCCATGGGCGCGCTTCTGGCCCACCTGCATACCGACGCCAAACACTTCCAGCCCATGAACGTCAATTTCGGCCTCTCCCCGGCCCTCACCGGCCGCCACAAAAAAGTCGAACGCAAGGCCCTCTACGCCTCCCGCGCCCGCGACGCCTGGGCACGGTGGAGGGAAGAAAACGTGTAG
- the cobM gene encoding precorrin-4 C(11)-methyltransferase: MTNENRQKFSGREGSGGNPLLQKGVPSRFPPSSPSSPRVFFIGAGPGDPGLLTVKAARVIGEAGLVLYAGSLVPREVVAGAREGARVLDSSSMTLEETHGLLVEAARGGETAARVHTGDPGLYGAVAEQARLLERDGVPYEIVPGVTTASAAAAALGVSFTMPEATQTLLLTRLSGRTPVPDTERLRDLAAHKTSLAIYLSAGDPEGLRRELLAAGLPPDTPVGVAYRLGWPDEKLFWTTVDALPDRVRDENTTRQTIFLILPHLLADPARSKLYDPAFSHGFRT, encoded by the coding sequence ATGACCAACGAGAACCGCCAAAAGTTTTCGGGGAGGGAGGGTTCGGGAGGGAACCCCCTTTTGCAAAAGGGGGTTCCCTCCCGATTCCCTCCTTCCTCCCCGTCTTCTCCCCGCGTCTTTTTCATCGGGGCCGGTCCAGGTGATCCGGGGCTGCTCACGGTCAAGGCGGCGCGGGTGATCGGTGAGGCGGGGCTGGTGCTCTATGCCGGGTCGCTGGTGCCCCGGGAGGTGGTGGCCGGGGCGAGGGAGGGGGCCAGGGTGCTGGATTCGTCGTCCATGACCCTGGAGGAGACGCATGGGCTTTTGGTGGAAGCGGCGCGCGGGGGCGAGACGGCGGCCCGGGTGCACACGGGCGATCCGGGGTTGTACGGGGCGGTGGCGGAGCAGGCGCGGCTTTTGGAACGGGACGGCGTTCCGTACGAGATCGTTCCCGGGGTGACGACCGCCTCGGCGGCGGCGGCGGCGCTTGGGGTATCGTTCACCATGCCCGAGGCCACCCAGACACTTCTGCTTACACGGCTCTCGGGCCGCACGCCGGTTCCGGACACCGAGCGGCTACGCGACCTGGCGGCCCATAAAACCTCCCTGGCCATTTATCTTTCCGCAGGCGATCCCGAGGGCCTGCGCCGGGAGCTTCTGGCGGCCGGACTTCCCCCGGACACCCCGGTCGGCGTGGCGTACCGGCTGGGCTGGCCGGACGAGAAGCTCTTCTGGACCACCGTCGACGCCCTGCCCGACCGGGTCCGGGACGAAAACACGACCCGGCAGACCATCTTCCTTATCCTGCCGCACCTGCTTGCCGACCCGGCCCGCTCGAAACTCTACGATCCCGCATTCTCCCACGGATTTCGAACCTAA
- a CDS encoding Fur family transcriptional regulator — MVEDFKDPIAVFSEFVSRKRLKMTPQRRHILDVFLNSEGHLTAEELYRKVKEGNSSIGQATVYRTVKLLADSGLAKGVEFGDGVVRYERKYGQTHHDHLICERCGRNVEVVDAAIEKLQEEIAARHGFVLTGHKLYLYGVCPECRKIDPTSV; from the coding sequence ATGGTCGAAGACTTCAAAGATCCCATTGCCGTGTTTTCGGAGTTCGTTTCCCGGAAACGTCTCAAAATGACGCCCCAACGTCGTCATATTCTAGATGTTTTCTTGAACTCCGAGGGCCATCTGACGGCCGAGGAACTCTATCGCAAGGTCAAGGAGGGCAATTCCTCCATTGGCCAGGCCACGGTGTACCGGACCGTGAAGCTTCTGGCCGATTCGGGACTGGCCAAGGGCGTGGAGTTCGGTGACGGTGTGGTTCGCTACGAACGCAAATACGGTCAGACCCACCACGACCACCTCATCTGCGAGCGGTGCGGCCGCAATGTGGAGGTGGTGGACGCGGCCATAGAAAAGCTCCAGGAGGAGATCGCCGCGCGCCACGGCTTCGTGCTCACCGGGCACAAGCTGTATCTGTACGGGGTGTGCCCGGAGTGCCGCAAGATCGATCCGACCAGCGTCTAA
- a CDS encoding LysM peptidoglycan-binding domain-containing protein → MTYINDDLLSQEETLAREQLRQTRARYEEALRSGAAAPGGTIEKEFTAAREKCIIIKKEQERRKGRELTTRDIAADPELAIPEPPSKNPRTGSRPIQAPATPETTTPPPDPGTDAAPEMGIRPAASPQKPLPPSSDANVPTPPAYTVVKGDTLGSIAKRVGTDVHTLAQFNALANGNKLTPGQLLKIPPR, encoded by the coding sequence GTGACCTACATCAACGACGACCTGTTGTCCCAGGAGGAAACGCTCGCCCGGGAGCAGCTTCGCCAAACCAGGGCGCGGTACGAGGAGGCCCTGCGCAGTGGGGCGGCCGCGCCCGGCGGCACGATCGAAAAGGAATTCACCGCCGCCAGGGAGAAATGCATCATCATCAAGAAGGAACAGGAACGCCGCAAGGGCCGGGAGCTCACCACCCGGGACATTGCCGCCGATCCGGAACTGGCCATCCCCGAACCTCCCTCCAAAAACCCACGGACCGGGTCCCGGCCGATCCAGGCCCCAGCCACGCCCGAGACCACCACGCCCCCACCCGATCCGGGGACGGACGCCGCACCGGAAATGGGCATCCGCCCTGCCGCTTCACCCCAAAAACCCCTTCCTCCATCCTCGGATGCGAACGTCCCCACACCCCCGGCCTACACCGTGGTCAAGGGCGACACCCTTGGTTCGATAGCCAAGCGGGTTGGCACCGACGTTCACACGCTCGCCCAGTTCAACGCCCTGGCCAATGGGAACAAACTGACCCCGGGGCAACTTCTGAAGATACCCCCGCGCTGA
- a CDS encoding ABC transporter ATP-binding protein/permease — MKFTSDIPDRITQRSLFSWVRTSNMKLQGILLVVIVVTVGARVLPLEMQKKIINQAIGLQKLDLLFMYCGYYLAAVVAASGLKLVINTLQTYIGQQSLADLRKKLYAHILTLPMPFFRTASPGMVVQSLVSEVANTGEFVGQAVAVPVTNLLTLLAFAAYLFYLNPLMAVISMALYPIAIVVIPFLQKRANAANKERVDTGRSLSTMIGETVSGIHEVHANASFNLENRRFSGFVDKLARVRVVWNLYKYGIKVSNNFFQSLGPFVLFLVGGYLAINGRFDLGALVAFLSANEKLYDPWKEMMDFYQVYQDAKVSYGRIMEYFEGVPDFPLEPEAPRPPLALDGTVAVRDLIMEVPGGIQLLKGVSLDVKHGEQVALVGFSGSGKSTLALCICQINKYSAGRATLSGYDIETTPKSDIADNLGVVSQHPFIFEGTIGANLLYSINARRAAHNVQGDDGLPSLDRIIEAIQQVGLFQDVLRFGLNTVFKKGRKENLVKKIVHIRECYYQDQGETLKDIVEFFDIDKYLYYSPVAANILFGNPNREEYQPEKLANNQVFLDFLQEAGLRQLLVQLGRELAARTVDILKNVPSPDVSFFEQSPVGADEFATYSSLVDRLQRVKLHEISPEEERLLLTLALRFTPGLHKIVGLSRLSEELLLQGRALFMDRIGKNAPDAVTFYRREDYIHAQTIMDNILFGRIRTDNPKSLDQINKSIVSLLIQEDMLERIVELGLEFQVGTSGDRLSGGQRQKVALARAFLKEPPLLILDEATAALDNASQTRIQNLLESKWKGRSTVISVVHRLDTIKGFDKVAVMKAGRIVECASYKELMEKKGMLYELVHGTSGR; from the coding sequence ATGAAATTCACGTCGGACATCCCCGACCGAATCACGCAACGGTCGCTTTTCTCCTGGGTTCGGACCAGCAATATGAAACTGCAGGGCATCTTGCTGGTGGTCATCGTGGTCACAGTGGGCGCCCGCGTACTGCCCCTGGAGATGCAGAAAAAGATCATCAACCAGGCCATCGGGCTACAGAAGCTCGATCTTTTGTTCATGTACTGTGGCTATTACCTGGCTGCGGTCGTGGCCGCCTCGGGCCTGAAGCTGGTCATCAACACCCTGCAGACCTACATCGGGCAGCAGTCCCTGGCCGATCTGCGCAAAAAACTCTACGCCCATATCCTCACCCTGCCCATGCCGTTTTTCCGCACGGCCTCCCCGGGCATGGTGGTCCAGTCCCTGGTGTCCGAGGTGGCCAACACCGGCGAGTTCGTGGGGCAGGCCGTGGCCGTTCCGGTGACCAACCTCCTGACGCTTCTGGCCTTCGCCGCCTACCTGTTCTATCTGAACCCCCTCATGGCCGTGATCAGCATGGCCCTGTATCCCATCGCCATCGTGGTCATTCCCTTCCTGCAAAAGCGGGCCAATGCCGCCAACAAGGAGCGAGTGGACACGGGCCGCTCCCTGTCCACCATGATCGGGGAGACCGTGTCCGGCATCCACGAGGTGCACGCCAACGCCAGCTTCAACCTGGAAAACCGCCGGTTCTCCGGGTTCGTGGACAAGCTCGCCCGGGTGCGGGTGGTGTGGAACCTGTATAAATACGGCATCAAGGTCTCCAACAATTTTTTCCAGAGCCTGGGGCCGTTCGTGCTGTTTCTGGTGGGCGGATATCTGGCCATCAACGGCCGCTTCGACCTGGGCGCGCTGGTGGCCTTTCTGTCGGCCAACGAGAAGCTCTATGACCCCTGGAAGGAGATGATGGACTTTTACCAGGTCTATCAGGACGCCAAGGTCAGCTACGGCCGGATCATGGAATATTTCGAGGGTGTGCCGGACTTCCCCCTGGAGCCCGAGGCCCCGCGTCCGCCCCTGGCCCTGGATGGCACGGTCGCCGTGCGGGACCTGATCATGGAGGTTCCGGGCGGCATCCAATTGCTCAAGGGCGTCTCCCTGGACGTCAAGCACGGCGAGCAGGTGGCGTTGGTGGGTTTTTCCGGATCCGGCAAGAGCACGCTGGCCCTGTGCATCTGTCAGATCAACAAGTATTCGGCGGGCCGGGCCACCCTCTCCGGCTACGACATCGAGACCACCCCCAAAAGCGACATCGCCGACAATCTCGGAGTGGTATCCCAGCATCCCTTCATCTTCGAGGGCACCATCGGGGCCAACCTGCTGTATTCCATCAACGCCCGGCGTGCGGCCCACAACGTTCAGGGCGATGACGGGCTGCCGAGCCTGGACCGGATCATCGAGGCCATCCAGCAGGTGGGCCTTTTTCAGGACGTGTTGCGCTTTGGCCTGAACACGGTGTTCAAGAAGGGCCGCAAGGAGAATCTGGTCAAAAAGATCGTGCACATCCGGGAGTGTTATTATCAGGACCAGGGCGAGACCTTAAAAGACATCGTGGAATTTTTCGACATCGATAAATATCTCTACTACAGTCCGGTGGCCGCCAACATCCTGTTCGGTAACCCCAATCGCGAGGAGTATCAGCCCGAGAAGCTGGCCAACAACCAGGTGTTCCTGGATTTTTTGCAAGAGGCGGGCCTGCGCCAGCTTTTGGTGCAACTCGGCCGGGAACTGGCGGCGCGCACGGTGGACATCTTGAAAAACGTTCCCTCCCCGGACGTCAGTTTCTTCGAGCAATCCCCTGTGGGCGCCGACGAATTCGCGACCTACTCCAGTCTGGTGGACCGTCTGCAGCGGGTCAAGCTCCACGAGATCAGCCCCGAGGAGGAACGCCTGCTTTTGACCCTGGCCCTGCGCTTCACCCCCGGGCTGCATAAGATCGTGGGGCTCTCCAGGCTCTCCGAGGAGCTTTTGCTCCAGGGCCGGGCGCTTTTCATGGACAGGATCGGCAAAAACGCCCCCGATGCCGTGACCTTCTACCGCCGCGAGGATTACATCCATGCCCAGACCATCATGGACAACATCCTCTTCGGCCGCATCCGCACCGACAATCCCAAGTCCCTGGACCAGATCAACAAAAGCATCGTCAGCCTGCTTATCCAGGAGGACATGCTGGAGCGGATCGTGGAGCTTGGGCTGGAATTCCAGGTGGGCACCTCGGGAGACAGGCTCTCGGGCGGGCAACGCCAGAAGGTGGCCCTGGCCCGGGCCTTCCTCAAGGAGCCGCCGCTTCTGATCCTCGACGAGGCCACGGCCGCCCTGGACAACGCCTCCCAGACCCGCATCCAGAACCTCCTGGAATCGAAATGGAAGGGCAGAAGCACGGTCATTTCCGTCGTTCATCGTCTGGACACCATCAAGGGATTCGACAAGGTGGCGGTGATGAAGGCCGGACGTATCGTGGAATGCGCTTCCTACAAGGAACTTATGGAGAAAAAGGGGATGCTCTATGAACTCGTCCACGGAACCTCAGGGCGATAA